A single region of the Anaerostipes rhamnosivorans genome encodes:
- a CDS encoding AraC family transcriptional regulator yields MDNNLQVIRQVLDYIEEHLTEEELNLDMITEEIGYSKYHLHRMFTFVVGVSIHQYIQRRRLTEAARVLVFTQKPLMEIALCSGYDTQRSFSRSFKTMYNCSPSRYRKKSSFMPLQLKYDMEQRGKIPGDRVLNIKTVEEDSIYLAGYDGSTKHGFRVIGRCWNLMHKYKDEIISRTDKDFLIGVNDYKEYESNGPLFHYIAAAQVTSLAYIPAHMKAFTLPPSRYAVFTFRGKNEDSLQPVAEYIYQEWFPNSTCRFNERNPYDFAKYGETADEHGQSEIQFWVPIL; encoded by the coding sequence ATGGATAATAATTTACAGGTCATCAGGCAGGTGCTCGATTATATAGAGGAGCATCTCACTGAGGAAGAATTAAATTTGGATATGATAACAGAAGAAATTGGGTATTCTAAATATCACTTACACAGAATGTTTACGTTTGTTGTGGGTGTTTCCATCCATCAATATATCCAACGCCGCAGATTGACTGAGGCGGCCCGGGTGCTTGTTTTTACACAAAAGCCGTTGATGGAGATCGCGCTGTGTTCCGGTTATGACACCCAGCGTTCATTTTCCAGGAGTTTTAAGACCATGTACAATTGTTCGCCCAGCCGTTACCGGAAGAAGAGTAGTTTTATGCCGTTACAGCTGAAATATGATATGGAACAACGCGGAAAAATACCGGGTGACAGGGTCTTGAATATAAAAACAGTGGAGGAAGACAGCATCTATCTGGCTGGATATGACGGAAGCACGAAACATGGGTTCCGGGTCATCGGCCGTTGCTGGAATCTGATGCATAAATATAAAGACGAGATCATCAGCAGGACAGACAAGGATTTTCTTATCGGCGTCAACGATTATAAGGAGTATGAAAGCAACGGGCCGTTATTCCATTATATTGCAGCAGCCCAGGTGACTTCACTAGCGTACATTCCAGCACATATGAAAGCGTTTACCCTGCCGCCCAGCAGATATGCAGTTTTTACTTTTAGAGGGAAAAATGAGGACAGCCTTCAGCCTGTGGCAGAATATATTTATCAAGAGTGGTTTCCCAATTCCACATGTAGATTTAATGAAAGAAACCCATACGATTTTGCAAAATACGGGGAGACAGCGGATGAGCACGGGCAGAGTGAGATTCAATTCTGGGTACCGATTT